The genome window AAGTTGTTGGCGTTGTGATAATATTGACCATTTTTTTTATATTCTGAAAATAGCAAAAGTACAAATACAAAGTTCAATGTTAGCTTCAGAATTATGCTGGTTACAAAATATAAGAGAATATATAAACTCTTATATGCTTCATTTAGATAATTATAAAAATTTTTCAGATGACTTTTCTTTAGAAGTAAATGTATTTCATCCTAATTTTAGTTTATCTGAAAAGAGAGAAAAAGCTATTTTAGATGAAGTAGAAAAACTCGGATTTTTGACTAATGAACAGAAGATTACTTTATTAAATTTCAGTAATTGTAATATAATTGATAATGAATTTAAATATTATTGTTCTCTTCATCACATAAAAATAAAAATAACGATGTATAAGATACAAGAAATAAAATGTTACTGGTTAGTAAGACCAAGTAGTGTAAAATTATAAAATAAGGAATATTCAATATGAATAATTTGCCCATTGGATTAAGGTCGGATATTTTATTTTTTAATTTTAGAAATAATGTAATAGAGAAAAATGACTACATAGTATTGTATACTTTAAATAATCTAGATTTTTTTTGGGGTAATTACTTGATTTTGAAAAATCCTTTATCAATTGGAGATTTTGAAAAATGGACAAAATATTATCAAAATGAATTTTCAAATATTTCTAGTAATAAACAAATGTGTTTTAGTTGGCCTGGTGATCTGAGTTATATTGAACTGAATAAATTTAAAGAAAATAATTTCATTTTTTTTGACAGATTAACAATGACTGCGAGAAAAAAAGATATCAAATGTAAATATTATAACAATGAAGTTCTCTGTAAGAGAATGGTAACAAATGATGATTGGGAACAAGTTTTAAATTTTCAATTTAAAATTAATGAATTTTTAAATAAAAAAAAATCTAAATCATATATAGAAAAAAGAGTTTTTGAATTTAAATCTTATACCGATAATAACCACGGATATTGGTATGCAGCATTTTTAAATGGTGAAATTATTTCAGATGTAGGATTATACTGGAATGATGAGTTTGCTCGTTTACAAAATTTAAAAACATTAAAAGAATATAGAAAATTAGGAGTTGCACAAACATTAATAAAATATGCAATTGAAGATTCAAATCAGGAGTTTTTTACTCTTGAAGCAGAAGAAAATGGTTTGGCAATAAATATGTATAAATCAATAGGATTTACAGTTCAGGAAAAGAAATATGGTTTATATAGTTCTAGTATTTAAAAATGTAAGGATAAGTTATAAATATTTTGTTTATTAAAAAAGAATTACTAAAATAGTATTATAATATTTCAGCAGTAATTCAAAAATATAAATGAAAAATTGGATTTTAAAAGAAAAGACCTACTTTTATTTCTAAACGTAGGTCTTAAAGATATTCAGTTCTATCTGATTATATATTACATCATACCTGGGTATCCGCCACCTGCTGGCATAGCTGGGGCTTTTTCATCTTTTGGTTTTTCAGCAATCATACACTCAGTAGTTAACAATAAAGAAGCAACTGATGCTGCATTTTGTAATGCAGAACGAGTTACCTTAGTTGGGTCAATAATTCCCACAGCAACCATATCTTCATAGCGCTCTTCTTTTGCATTGAAGCCGAAGTTCACAGTGGAGTTTTCACGCACTTTGTTTAATACAACTGATGGTTCGTAGCCACCATTTGCAACTATTTGACGAAGTGGTTCTTCAGTTGCACGAGAAATAATATCAATACCAAAACGCTCATCATTAATTACTTTAGAACGTAAAGCTTCTAATACTTTTTGTGCACGAATAAGAGCTACACCGCCCCCTGGAACGATTCCTTCTTCAACAGCAGCGCGAGTTGCATGCAATGCATCTTCAACACGAGCTTTCTTTTCTTTCATTTCAGCTTCAGTTGCAGCTCCTACACGGATAACAGCAACGCCACCTGATAATTTAGCAAGACGTTCTTGAAGTTTTTCGCGATCATAGTCAGAAGTTGTATCAGCCATTTGTTTTTGAATTTGTTTAACTCTAGCTTCAACTTGAGTTTTATCACCTTGGCCATCGATGATCGTAGTATTATCTTTGTCACAACGAATGCGTTTAGCAATACCCAATTGTTCAATTGTGGTTGTTTCTAACTTCATTCCAAGCTCTTCAGAAATAACAACACCGCCAGTTAAGATAGCAATATCTTCGAGCATAGCTTTACGACGATCTCCAAATCCAGGAGCTTTTACAGCTACAATCTTAAGATTTGCACGTAAACGATTTAGAACTAAAGCAGCTAGCGCTTCACCTTCAACATCTTCAGCAATAATTAATAGTGGTTTACCAGAACGAACTACTTTTTCTAGAATTGGAACTAAATCTTTTAAGGAAGATAGTTTTTTATCAAAAATAAGGACATAGGAATCTTCGTAGTTTACTTCCATTCTTTCAGCATCATTTACAAAATAATTTGAAAGGTATCCGCGATCAAATTGCATTCCTTTAACAACATCAAGTGTTGTTTCCATGCCTTTAGCTTCTTCAATTTGGATAACACCTTGTTTGCCAACTTCTTCCATGGCCTTAGCAATAATATTACCTATTGTAGTGTCAGAATTGGCAGAAATTGTACCAACTTGAGCTATTTCATTATGACTAGAAATTGGTTTGCTAATTTTTTTCAATTCTGCTGTTACTTCAAGCACAGCTTTATCGATACCACGTTTTAAATCCATTGGATTATGCCCTGCTGCAACAAGCTTTACACCTTCACGGTAAATAGCTTGGGCTAAAACAGTAGCTGTAGTTGTTCCATCACCGGCAACATCAGAGGTTTTGGAAGCAACTTCCTTCACCATTTGTGCACCCATGTTTTCAAATTTGTCTTCTAGTTCGATTTCTTTTGCAACAGTAACACCGTCTTTAGTAACATTTGGTGAGCCGAAAGACTTATCAATAGCAACATTACGACCTCTAGGCCCCATCGTAACTTTCACTGCATCAGCTAATGTATTTACACCAACAAGAATTTTTTTACGTGCATCTTCACCGAAATTGATCATTTTTACTGACATATTAAACTCCTAATATTACAAATTAATTTAAAAATTAACCAATGACGCCAAGAACATCATCTTCACGCAAAATAAGGTGTTCTTCACCATCAACTTTGATTTCAGTACCGCTGTACTTACTAAATAAAACTCTATCGCCTACTTTAATGTCTATTTGACGAACTTGCCCATCAGCAAGAACTTTTCCATTTCCAACAGCTACAACTGTTGCTTCCACTGGCTTTTCTTTTGCATTGTCTGGAATGAGAATGCCGCCAGCAGTTTTAGTCTCTTCCGCAACACGCTTAACCAAGATACGATCTGAAAGTGGACGAATCTTCATATTGAACCTCCAAAAAGAAGAGTGGATGAAAACCACATAATGATAAGACATAGAAAATTGAGGGTCTTTTTGCCCCCGAAAACCTTACCTGGAAAGTAAACAGTGCTTTGAAAGTGTCAAGACTTTATTTTTATCTTAAAAAAGGATTTGCCTATTTGAAGCTTAAACCAACCGTTTCTATAGAAATATCATGGTGAGATTCTTTATTTACTGAATAAAGAATACCTTTTTCATCTTTTATCAAGGCAACTGGAATATCTTTACTTTTCCAGTAGGCAGCAACAAGGCTACCTTTTACTACTGAATTTTTAAATTGATCTAACACGGGTTCAAATAAATCAATAGAATAGCCTAATTTTTGTAGTTTTTTATTCGTAGTCAATAGAAAGAGTTTGTCTTCACATTTGATAAGCATTTTTGGGATATAAATATGCTGTTTTTCAATAAAAAGTAATTGCAAAGGCTGATAAATACCTTTGTTTTCCTTCAAAATTTTATCAAAGTTTTCAAAATTTTTTGACAATTCTTCTCTTGGTAATCTATAATCTGAATTATCAAGTGAATTGGATCGCGTATTTATAAGAATAAAACTGGAACTTTCGAGAGCGTAAGCGTAGTAATTTTTTATTAAAACACTTATCAAAAACAAATAGTACAGAGGTTTAATCATGAAATATTACACCATAAATATTAACAAAAGTGCACCGCACGCTTCTCATTACCCTAGAATTTTGGTGAAGGCAATGATCTAAAATTTGGACACTATTCTTCTGTTTGGCGGACAGTTAAACCACAGGATCTGAGAAAATTCATAACAAATTCATAGTCTTCATTTTTATATGCCGTACGAAATACAACATTTTTAATACCTGCCGTGATTATTGCCTTTGCACAATCTCGACACGGGCTAAAAGTGCAATATAAAGAAGAATTTCTTAAATCCTGTCTTGAAGCCGCTATAGCGTTTATTTCAGCATGGACAATAAAAGGATATTTATCAGGGCGAAGATTTGGGAGATTCTTATCATCACTTCCCGGCGGAAAACCATTATATCCTGTAGCCAATATTCTTTTATTCTCATCAACGAGAACTACTCCTACTTGCGTTTCACCATCATGGCTGCGTTTCGAAACAGCTTCAGCAATTCCTATAAAGTAATTATCCCATGAAGGGCGTATGATATTTTTTTTATTAGAATAATCTATTTTCAATACTGGATAATGTTTTTTTTCCTCTTTTGAGAAAATAATTTTATCATTCATAATATTATATTTTCCTTATATTCACCAAATACTTCGCGTAATATATTGCAGATTTCTCCAATACTTGCATAGGCTTTTACAGCATTAAGAATGTAAGGCATCAAATTATCCGAACCTTGTGCAGCACTTTTTAATTTTACCAAAGCTTCTTTTACCGCATTTTGATCTCGAGAATTTTTTATCTTTTTCAATCTTAAAATTTGATTTTTTTCAACACTTTCATCTATTTTTAAAAGATTTTCGACTGGTTTTTCTTCGATAATAAATTTATTTACCCCAACTATAACTCTACTTTGATTTTCAATATCTTGTTGATACTTATAAGCAGACTTTTGAATAGACGCCTGAACGAAACCCTGCTCAATTGCTTTTACCATGCCACCAATTTCGTCAATTTTTTTGATAATTTCAATTGCTTCTTTTTCTATTCTATCAGTTGTTGCTTCAACATAATAACTCCCAGCTAAGGGATCTACTGTTTCAGCAACACCGCTTTCATATGCAATAACTTGTTGAGTGCGTAAGGCTATTCTTGCAGAGTCTTCAGTAGGTAGAGCCAAAGCTTCATCTTTAGAATTTGTATGTAAACTTTGTGTTCCACCCAACACAGCAGCTAATGCTTGAATTGTGACTCTTACTATATTGTTATCTGGCTGTTGAGCCGTAAGAGTTGAGCCAGCTGTTTGGGTATGAAATCGTAACATCCAACTTTTTGGATTTTTTGCTTGAAATCTTTCGCGCATTATTTTTGCCCAAATTCTTCTAGCTGCTCTAAATTTACCAACTTCTTCAAATAAATCAGTAAAGCTATTAAAAAAGAAAGATAATCTTGGAGCAAATTCATCAACATCTAATCCAGATTTTATTGCAGCTTCAACATAAGCGATACCGTCAGCTAAAGTAAATCCAACTTCCTCAGAGGCAGTGCTACCTGCTTCTCGTATATGATAACCGCTAATAGAAATAGTATTCCATAAAGGTACAGATTCTTTACAAAAAGAAAAAATATCTGTAATTATTCGCATAGATTGAGTTGGTGGGTATATATAGGTTCCTCTAGATATATATTCTTTTAATATATCATTTTGAATGGTACCTCTCAGTTTATCGCTTTTGACACCTTGTTTCTCAGCTACCGCAATATATAGTGCTAATAAAACAGCTGCTGAAGCATTAATTGTCATAGAAGTTGAAATTTGTTCTAAAGGAATATCAGCAAATAAGATTTCCATATCTGCTAAAGTGTCTATTGCAACTCCAACTTTTCCAACTTCACCAGCGGCTTCAGGACTATCAGAATCATACCCAATTTGTGTTGGCAAATCAAAAGCAACGCTCAGTCCAGTTTGTCCTTGTGCTAATAAATATTTATACCTTTTATTGCTTTCTTCAGCAGTTGCAAAACCAGCATATTGACGCATGGTCCACAAATTACTTCTATACATTTTGCTGTGAACTCCCCTTGTAAAAGGAAATTCACCTGGAGAACCCAATTTTTCTTGATATTCATCTTGTGTATTATTACTTAATGGAAAATAAATTTCATCAATATTAGCACTAGAGGCCGTTAGAAAATCTGACTTACGTAATAAATTTTTTTTCTCCTTTGACATTAACATCCTCCAATAATGTTTTATACCTTAGGCTTATTTTTTTGAATTCTTCCTGGAAATCCTTCCCAAAATTCTTCATTAAAAATTGAAATTAATAGATCATCAATAGTTGGAAAATATTTTTTTTCTGGCGGGTTTTTTAAGGTTACAAATTTGTCTTTCCCCCAAATTAACTTCCCATTATTTGTATCTACTAGTAAAAGCGAAATTCCGCCATGCAAAACATAAATGTCATTGTTTGAACTTGAATCTAAATTTTTCAATACAACTAATAAAGCAGTATCAGCATTTAATACTTTTAAAGCAAGTTTATTTAACTCAGAAATCCATACGCTATCAGGGGCAACACAATAACTATAAAATTCCACAAAGTTTTTTCTACTTAAACAGGATGAAGTTATTACTGATCTTATTATTGATTCTCTCGAAGAAAAACGACTTGATATAGCAGTTAATCTTTGATTCATGTTATTTAATATATCTGATTTTTCTTTAATAACTACATTATTAACAACACTAAATGAATATCCATTTATATTTGGCTGGTCTTTAAATGCCTCCATTACTTTAGCTTCAAGCTTTGGAATAAATTGATGTGTATTAATAATTGCAGGATCAATTACCGCAGCTTTTGAGGGATCTGGTAACACAAATGTAGGAACGGCAATAATGGAGGCAGGATTAATAGCTTCATATCCCTCTTGAATTCCTTCATTTAAAGGTTTTAAAGACTGACAGCTACTAACAAACGTAACAAATATTATAAAAACAAATAATCTTAAAATAAGATTTTTTAAATACATTTTTGTTCCTTCTAAATAAACAAATGATCTAATCTCTACTTATTATTAATCCTTCTAATTGTCTAACTGTTTTAAGGATTAACTCATTTTCTGATTTTGCTAGCATCCCCAAAACACTCGATAAATCAGGATCTAAAGTAGCATATAGATGGTATAAAGCATTTCTTACCAAACCAGAATATTTAGCTCGTGTAGCTGCAGTTCCACCAAACCATTTTTCATATTGAGTTTCATCCATCAAGGCAACCTCTTTTACATTTATCATCAAAAAAGGAGCATGTACTTGAGAAAATTCTTTGATGATGGGGAAGCCTGTTGTAACAAAATTATATGGGCAAACTTCTTGACAAATATCGCATCCATAAATTGTATCTTTGAAATGCGGAAGAAATTCATTGGGCACAATATCTCTATGTTCTATCGTCAAGTAAGATAAACATCGCTTTGCATCCAAAAAGAAATCAGGCAAGAGCGCCTGTGTGGGGCATGAATCTAAACATTTTGTGCAATCCCCACATGTTAAATTCAGAATAGGATTTAATTTTGATTCACCCCTATCCAACAATACTTTTGTCGGGATATCGGTAAGTAAAGTCGCAATAAAAAAGAAACTACCCATTCCAGGCCTTATCAGCATTGTATTCTTTCCAATAAACCCTAATCCAGCTTCCCTAGCATGAGCTCGATCAAAAAAGGGGATTGAATCAATGACTGGTCTAAAATTAAATTTTAAATCCAAATAAAGTTGTAAATTTTTTGCAATATCAGTAAGATTTTTCTTTAGTATTTTATGATAATCTTTTCCATAAACATAGCGGGAAATAAGTTTTTTACTATATATTGAATTATTTTTACTAACTATACTTTTATGATAATTTTCATCTTCAATTTTTCCTCTAATTCTATGTCCATATGAATAAGGAAATAAGAAAATTAATGCTGTTTTACAATTTTCAAGAACCAACTGAGGATCTTTTCTAGCTTGAATATTTTTTTGCAGAAAATGCATTTCAGCATGAGCACCAGAATTTAACCAAAAATCAAAAAATTCTTTATCTTTTGCAAGATTATTATTCTCATTTTCAAATGAAAATAAAGATGAAGCCAATACATTTTTCTCGATTAAAAAATCTTGAATATTTTTTTTTAGTTTCATGATTTTATTCTAACACTACTGGGATCCGCGTGGACAATAACATCACTATCAAATGAACTTTCTAAGGATTTCTCAATTTTCTCAATTATTAAATGAACTTCATTAAATGTTAAGTTATCAGGAAGTGTTACATGAAAATCAAAAAAATATTTGTGCCCACTTTTTCTACCTCTAAATCTATGTATATCTTCTATTCTATTATCTGTATTTTTTATAATTTCTTTTGCTTTTAACTTAACTTCATCAAGTATATCATGATCCATTAATTCATTAATACTAGTTTTTATTAAACCAAAGGCTCCATAAATAATATAAATTGAAAAAACAAAAGCTATTATTGGATCTAAAATTGGATTACCTAAAATGATAACAAAAAAAATAGCTAAACCACTTGCTAAATTTGTTACTAAGTCAACTTTATAATGCTCCGAATCTGCTAATAGAGCAGGGCTATTTAATTTTTTCCCATTATTTTTTAACAATTTTGTAACAAAAAGACTTACTGCTGCTGCAAAACCAAAAAATATTACTTGATTCCAATTTGCGTGAAAGTGTATTTTTACATTGTCAAAAAAGTAATCATAAATTTGTCTACCACTTGAAGCTATAATACCAATTGCACCACCTATTATTAAGCAACCTTGACCAAGAGCTGCAATACTTTCTACTCTTCCATGCCCATAAGGATGATTATCATCAGCATCTAATCTTGAATAGGCAACAATTTTTCTATTTATTAAACTTACAAGCATATCCATTGCACTATCCCAAGCAGATAATGCTACGACTAGAGATCCTGATAAGAGAAACAAAGAAAACTTCCCAAGAGCTAAACCTGCTGCACAAAGAGCCGCAATTAGAGCTGTTCTTTGCGCTAATTTTGAATTTAATTGTCCTTTATCTAGAATGTTATCATTCAACATTTTGTGAATCCTTATTATTTTTTTAAGTAAACACGTTGATAAAAAGGAATCCCTTTATTTATAAATAATTTTTGAAATGCTGTCTCGTAAGGCCCTCCAATTATATTTCTTGGTTGAGCCCTAGGTTGGTTGTTATCTAAATCATCTGCAACAAATCCAGAATTTAACAACAAATCATTTGTCTGAGTAAAATATACTTGATGATCTGATTTAAACCAAAAAAATCCGTTAGGTTTAATTTTTTGATAAACAGCTTGGATAAATTGTTGGTTAAGTAATCTATTTTTTTCGTGGCGATCTTTCGGCCAAGGATCAGGGAAAAAGACACAAATTCCATCCAAAAATTGTTCAGGTAACAGCTCATTTATTAAGTATCTTGCATCACAAATTGCAATCTTGCCATTCGATATATTAAATCTTTTTAGTTTTCGAGCAGACTTAACTACTCTCTTATACGTTATATCAATACCTAGGAAATTCATTTTATTGTTTTGTTCCGCAAGTTCAATAACATTTTTTCCCATATAACAACCAACTTCAAGAATGAAAGGATTCTGCATTTCTTGAAAAACATTTGGAAAAATATTTTGTAGTTCTGATTGGGTAAGTAAATATTCAGATAGTTGCAATGCTTCAGACAAATAAGGATTTTCGTGTCTATCTGGAGCCTTTTCGCCACTCCGTAAATTGTCAATTATAGTGCCAACTTTTCTCATTTCTATACCTTTTTAAATTCAATTTTTTGACCAATTAAAAACTTGCCCATACTGGCACCCGCAGGTTGCCGAAAAGCTTGCAAGGAATCAAGCCAAAGTTTGGTTTAAAAGGAAATATATGCAATTCATGTTTGAAAAAAAATTGCAATATCTAAAAATCTTCTTAACAACATGTTCAGCCATGTTTCAAACGCTTATTTTTGCTTACAAGTTTCCGGAATCATTCCCTTATTCTCCATTATCAAAACGAGAGTATTATACCCATAAAACTTACGCTAATGAAGAATGTACTCCAAAAGAAATAGATCCACAGCAAATGAAATTGGCAATTGTAGAAAAGTTAGTAGGGAGTAATGAATATAAAGTTGGCTGGGATTTTTATACTGGACAAGAAATACCAACATATCTCAGACCTGCAGTTGGAGGAGAAGTACAAATAATGCGTTGTTTGCCTCCTGGTAAATGGGTCTTTGTGGGGAAAGGGAATGTAACGGGTGTTAATGGCAATATTGTTGAGGCATTAATTTCCGGCGCTTCGGATATTGAATCTCAGTATGGGAAAATCCCTAATGAATATATAACAACTGCGAATATTTATTGGAAACCTATGGTAGGGGATACCATTTTTCCAATTGAAAAACATATAAATAGAAAAATCTCTATCAGTCCAAGAGTAGAAATTTCTTTTCAAGATCTTTTTATTAGCAGTGATTTAAACCAATTTTCTTATGAAATTTCCAAACAAGGAGAGGATATTTTAAAAGAAAAATTTAACCAATTTAAAAAATTGAATGGCAGAATTTTAATAGAAGCCTTTATTTTATCTAGTGGAAATAGAGAACAATTACGAATTGAAAGTTTAATGAGAGCTCAATCTATATCTAAATACTTAGCTAATTTATATAATATAGAAAGCAATCAAATTGTTACTATAGGATATGGAAACGATTGGATTCAAAGCGGATTACAACCTGTAAAAGGTTGGCCAAATAATAATGTAACTAGCGGCATAATTATAAGAATGCTTCCAGCAAATTTTAACTAACGCATCTTTCTTAAAACTTCCGAGCTTTTTATAGATCCTACCTGAGATAAACCTATAGCTTGCTTTACAGTCAATTCTTTTATTCCGCCAAGTTCGTCTGCTTTTCTTTGAATATCAATATTAAAATCTGAAATTGTAAATAATTTACAATCCTGAACAAAGAAAAAACCTTCATGAAAGGCTACGACCTTTCTTTCTAACTTAGCACAGAGTACTTTTTCTGTAGGTAAATCTGCTAATAAATTTTCTTCAGGTACTTTAATTACTGAATTATCTACCTTCCTAGTAACTTGGATAGGTGTGCCAAATTTAAATCGATTTAGAAGTTTTTGATCTACTGAATATATAGGTTTACTTTTAGTTGAAAAAATTTCAATATCACTAAATTTATTAAACTCTCTTTTTTTACAATCTTCAATGTAATAAAATTTTTCGTTGTTAGAAGTTAAAACTTCTTTTTCATATTTACTACAAATCATCTGAAAAGATTCGGCATTTTTTGAAGAATAATCTTTATAATACTCATCTGAATTGTATTCCTTTCCAATTTCTAGCTGCGCATAAACATGTACTGGAAGGGCAATAATTTTTTTTCGTTGATCTTGAATTAGTTGATTAGATACCTCAGCATCTTTAACAAATAATAATTTACAATCTTTAACATAATATATTAAATCAACATAAGTAACTAACTTATTATTTATAAAACTACAAATTTCATGTTTACTTTTTTTCTGAGAAAAAAAACTTTCACTATTACCTAAAATCACTAAAGATTTTTTTTCTTTTACTTTTTCATCATCTTCATTAGCAAAACTATAAAAAAATGTAAGCATAAAAAAAACTGAAAATAATTTAGTAATTTTTAAAACTGCGGAGATAAAACTTTTCATTCAATGTTCTCTTTAATAAAAACACTTACATATATATAAATGTTTCACAATATTAATATTGCAAAGACATAAATTTCAACCTAAACTCAAATCTACTTTGATTGTAGGAGGATGAGTGCAAGCTTCTGACATAGTTTCTTTGCATAACGTACATCACGCTTTTTTACCTAATAAACCTATTC of Pigmentibacter sp. JX0631 contains these proteins:
- a CDS encoding N-acetyltransferase; amino-acid sequence: MNNLPIGLRSDILFFNFRNNVIEKNDYIVLYTLNNLDFFWGNYLILKNPLSIGDFEKWTKYYQNEFSNISSNKQMCFSWPGDLSYIELNKFKENNFIFFDRLTMTARKKDIKCKYYNNEVLCKRMVTNDDWEQVLNFQFKINEFLNKKKSKSYIEKRVFEFKSYTDNNHGYWYAAFLNGEIISDVGLYWNDEFARLQNLKTLKEYRKLGVAQTLIKYAIEDSNQEFFTLEAEENGLAINMYKSIGFTVQEKKYGLYSSSI
- the groL gene encoding chaperonin GroEL (60 kDa chaperone family; promotes refolding of misfolded polypeptides especially under stressful conditions; forms two stacked rings of heptamers to form a barrel-shaped 14mer; ends can be capped by GroES; misfolded proteins enter the barrel where they are refolded when GroES binds), which codes for MSVKMINFGEDARKKILVGVNTLADAVKVTMGPRGRNVAIDKSFGSPNVTKDGVTVAKEIELEDKFENMGAQMVKEVASKTSDVAGDGTTTATVLAQAIYREGVKLVAAGHNPMDLKRGIDKAVLEVTAELKKISKPISSHNEIAQVGTISANSDTTIGNIIAKAMEEVGKQGVIQIEEAKGMETTLDVVKGMQFDRGYLSNYFVNDAERMEVNYEDSYVLIFDKKLSSLKDLVPILEKVVRSGKPLLIIAEDVEGEALAALVLNRLRANLKIVAVKAPGFGDRRKAMLEDIAILTGGVVISEELGMKLETTTIEQLGIAKRIRCDKDNTTIIDGQGDKTQVEARVKQIQKQMADTTSDYDREKLQERLAKLSGGVAVIRVGAATEAEMKEKKARVEDALHATRAAVEEGIVPGGGVALIRAQKVLEALRSKVINDERFGIDIISRATEEPLRQIVANGGYEPSVVLNKVRENSTVNFGFNAKEERYEDMVAVGIIDPTKVTRSALQNAASVASLLLTTECMIAEKPKDEKAPAMPAGGGYPGMM
- the groES gene encoding co-chaperone GroES, whose product is MKIRPLSDRILVKRVAEETKTAGGILIPDNAKEKPVEATVVAVGNGKVLADGQVRQIDIKVGDRVLFSKYSGTEIKVDGEEHLILREDDVLGVIG
- a CDS encoding dCMP deaminase family protein: MNDKIIFSKEEKKHYPVLKIDYSNKKNIIRPSWDNYFIGIAEAVSKRSHDGETQVGVVLVDENKRILATGYNGFPPGSDDKNLPNLRPDKYPFIVHAEINAIAASRQDLRNSSLYCTFSPCRDCAKAIITAGIKNVVFRTAYKNEDYEFVMNFLRSCGLTVRQTEE
- a CDS encoding methylmalonyl-CoA mutase family protein gives rise to the protein MSKEKKNLLRKSDFLTASSANIDEIYFPLSNNTQDEYQEKLGSPGEFPFTRGVHSKMYRSNLWTMRQYAGFATAEESNKRYKYLLAQGQTGLSVAFDLPTQIGYDSDSPEAAGEVGKVGVAIDTLADMEILFADIPLEQISTSMTINASAAVLLALYIAVAEKQGVKSDKLRGTIQNDILKEYISRGTYIYPPTQSMRIITDIFSFCKESVPLWNTISISGYHIREAGSTASEEVGFTLADGIAYVEAAIKSGLDVDEFAPRLSFFFNSFTDLFEEVGKFRAARRIWAKIMRERFQAKNPKSWMLRFHTQTAGSTLTAQQPDNNIVRVTIQALAAVLGGTQSLHTNSKDEALALPTEDSARIALRTQQVIAYESGVAETVDPLAGSYYVEATTDRIEKEAIEIIKKIDEIGGMVKAIEQGFVQASIQKSAYKYQQDIENQSRVIVGVNKFIIEEKPVENLLKIDESVEKNQILRLKKIKNSRDQNAVKEALVKLKSAAQGSDNLMPYILNAVKAYASIGEICNILREVFGEYKENIIL
- the queG gene encoding tRNA epoxyqueuosine(34) reductase QueG — encoded protein: MKLKKNIQDFLIEKNVLASSLFSFENENNNLAKDKEFFDFWLNSGAHAEMHFLQKNIQARKDPQLVLENCKTALIFLFPYSYGHRIRGKIEDENYHKSIVSKNNSIYSKKLISRYVYGKDYHKILKKNLTDIAKNLQLYLDLKFNFRPVIDSIPFFDRAHAREAGLGFIGKNTMLIRPGMGSFFFIATLLTDIPTKVLLDRGESKLNPILNLTCGDCTKCLDSCPTQALLPDFFLDAKRCLSYLTIEHRDIVPNEFLPHFKDTIYGCDICQEVCPYNFVTTGFPIIKEFSQVHAPFLMINVKEVALMDETQYEKWFGGTAATRAKYSGLVRNALYHLYATLDPDLSSVLGMLAKSENELILKTVRQLEGLIISRD
- a CDS encoding cation diffusion facilitator family transporter; this encodes MLNDNILDKGQLNSKLAQRTALIAALCAAGLALGKFSLFLLSGSLVVALSAWDSAMDMLVSLINRKIVAYSRLDADDNHPYGHGRVESIAALGQGCLIIGGAIGIIASSGRQIYDYFFDNVKIHFHANWNQVIFFGFAAAVSLFVTKLLKNNGKKLNSPALLADSEHYKVDLVTNLASGLAIFFVIILGNPILDPIIAFVFSIYIIYGAFGLIKTSINELMDHDILDEVKLKAKEIIKNTDNRIEDIHRFRGRKSGHKYFFDFHVTLPDNLTFNEVHLIIEKIEKSLESSFDSDVIVHADPSSVRIKS
- the trmB gene encoding tRNA (guanosine(46)-N7)-methyltransferase TrmB — translated: MRKVGTIIDNLRSGEKAPDRHENPYLSEALQLSEYLLTQSELQNIFPNVFQEMQNPFILEVGCYMGKNVIELAEQNNKMNFLGIDITYKRVVKSARKLKRFNISNGKIAICDARYLINELLPEQFLDGICVFFPDPWPKDRHEKNRLLNQQFIQAVYQKIKPNGFFWFKSDHQVYFTQTNDLLLNSGFVADDLDNNQPRAQPRNIIGGPYETAFQKLFINKGIPFYQRVYLKK
- a CDS encoding OmpA family protein, whose translation is MFEKKLQYLKIFLTTCSAMFQTLIFAYKFPESFPYSPLSKREYYTHKTYANEECTPKEIDPQQMKLAIVEKLVGSNEYKVGWDFYTGQEIPTYLRPAVGGEVQIMRCLPPGKWVFVGKGNVTGVNGNIVEALISGASDIESQYGKIPNEYITTANIYWKPMVGDTIFPIEKHINRKISISPRVEISFQDLFISSDLNQFSYEISKQGEDILKEKFNQFKKLNGRILIEAFILSSGNREQLRIESLMRAQSISKYLANLYNIESNQIVTIGYGNDWIQSGLQPVKGWPNNNVTSGIIIRMLPANFN